A stretch of Candidatus Purcelliella pentastirinorum DNA encodes these proteins:
- the nrdB gene encoding class Ia ribonucleoside-diphosphate reductase subunit beta: protein MVYTIFSEKKNNQLNEPMFFGQSVNIARYDQQKYVIFEELIEKQLSFFWRPEEIDVSRDRVDFVNLPEHEKHIFLSNLKYQTLLDSIQGRSPNIAFLPLISLPELETWIETWSFYETIHSRSYTHIIRNIVHDPSIIFDDIVDNKQILERARDISVYYDKLINLTNYWHLLGEGIHKINNNKINVNLHKLKKSLYLCLMSVNALEAIRFYVSFACSFAFAERKIMEGNAKIIRLIARDESLHLIGTQYMINLMRKGKDDHEMYEIADECKSKCSNLFKSVAEQEKKWAEYLFCDGSMIGLNKEILCQYIEYITNIRMKSVGLDAPYNISHNPIPWINSWLISDNVQSAPQEVELSSYLIGQINSEINSEDFQDFEL, encoded by the coding sequence ATGGTTTATACAATTTTTTCAGAAAAGAAAAATAATCAATTAAACGAACCAATGTTTTTTGGTCAATCTGTTAATATAGCAAGATATGATCAACAAAAATATGTTATTTTTGAAGAATTGATTGAAAAACAATTATCTTTTTTTTGGAGACCTGAAGAAATTGATGTTTCTAGAGATCGTGTTGATTTTGTAAATTTACCAGAACATGAAAAACATATATTTTTAAGTAATTTAAAGTATCAAACATTACTCGATTCAATTCAAGGTCGTAGTCCTAATATAGCATTTTTACCATTAATTTCGCTTCCTGAATTAGAAACCTGGATTGAAACATGGTCGTTTTATGAAACTATTCATTCGCGTTCATACACTCATATTATTCGTAATATAGTTCATGATCCTTCGATCATCTTTGATGATATTGTTGATAATAAACAAATTTTAGAACGTGCGAGAGATATTTCTGTATATTATGATAAATTGATAAATTTAACTAATTATTGGCATTTGTTAGGTGAAGGAATTCATAAGATTAATAATAATAAAATTAATGTAAATTTACATAAATTAAAAAAAAGTTTATATTTATGTTTAATGAGTGTAAACGCTTTAGAAGCTATTCGTTTTTATGTAAGTTTTGCTTGTTCATTTGCTTTTGCTGAAAGAAAAATAATGGAAGGAAATGCTAAAATAATTCGTTTAATTGCACGTGATGAAAGTTTACATTTAATAGGCACCCAATATATGATAAATTTAATGCGAAAGGGTAAAGATGATCATGAAATGTATGAAATTGCTGATGAATGTAAATCAAAATGTAGCAATCTTTTTAAATCTGTAGCTGAACAGGAAAAAAAATGGGCTGAATATTTATTTTGCGATGGTTCTATGATTGGATTAAATAAAGAAATTTTATGTCAATATATTGAATACATAACAAATATACGCATGAAATCTGTAGGTTTAGATGCACCCTATAATATTTCTCATAACCCTATACCATGGATTAATAGTTGGTTAATATCTGATAATGTACAATCCGCTCCTCAAGAAGTGGAATTAAGCTCTTATTTGATTGGGCAAATTAATTCAGAAATCAATAGTGAAGATTTCCAAGATTTTGAACTATAA
- the tadA gene encoding tRNA adenosine(34) deaminase TadA: MKIYKNKGYWIQYALKLAEQALKIGEVPVGAVITLNNKLIGEGKNCVISNNDPTAHAEIMAIRNAAKFKKNYRLTNSSIYVTLEPCLMCYEALIYSRIEKIIFGTYDNKSNITKILQRKSTNNIKKNKIKNKILTKKCSDILINFFKNKRKNNK, from the coding sequence ATGAAAATTTATAAAAATAAAGGATATTGGATACAATACGCATTAAAATTAGCTGAACAAGCATTAAAAATAGGTGAAGTACCAGTAGGAGCAGTAATAACACTAAATAATAAATTAATAGGTGAAGGTAAAAATTGTGTGATAAGCAATAACGATCCTACAGCACATGCTGAAATAATGGCAATAAGAAACGCCGCTAAATTTAAAAAAAATTATAGATTAACTAACAGTTCAATTTATGTAACATTAGAACCATGTTTAATGTGTTATGAAGCATTAATTTATAGTAGAATAGAAAAAATAATTTTCGGTACATATGATAATAAAAGTAATATAACAAAAATTTTACAAAGAAAATCAACTAACAATATTAAAAAAAATAAAATAAAAAATAAGATATTAACTAAAAAATGTTCTGATATTTTAATAAATTTTTTTAAAAATAAAAGAAAAAATAATAAGTAA
- the lysS gene encoding lysine--tRNA ligase gives MNQSKNKKKNQEIISRLNKLYLLRYQGFSFPNNFNFTDNSKQIKKKYILKKKIYFEKKNINIKIAGRITNLRIMGKATFIILQDEYGKIQLYFNKNSLTNNSYKEKCKILDIGDIIGIKGKLFITNTKELSIHCKNIKILTKSLKPFPNQFHGVINKELRYRYRYLDLISNTKIKKKFIIRSKIIYEIRKFMEKKNFIEVETPMMQSIPGGGIAKPFETYHNALNMNIYLRISPELFLKRLIIGGFNRIFEINRSFRNEGISSHHNPEFTMMELYIAYKNYKYLMNFTEKLLYKITKIIKKKYKIKYGNHLLNFKPPFKKMTMQESIIKYYPKINSENINNFNELSRIAKELNIKLNKNNTKGYIIKKIFEKTVERYLIHPTFITNYPTDISPLAKKNNINSEIADRFEFFINGHELANGFSELNDPEEQEYRFKKQIKNNNKYTFYDNEYIKALKYGLPPTAGLGIGIDRLIMILTNSHSIKDIIFFPVMKPQK, from the coding sequence ATGAATCAATCAAAAAATAAAAAAAAAAATCAAGAAATAATATCAAGATTAAATAAACTTTATTTATTAAGATATCAAGGTTTTTCTTTTCCTAATAATTTTAATTTCACAGATAATAGTAAACAAATTAAGAAAAAATATATTTTGAAAAAAAAAATATATTTTGAAAAAAAAAATATAAATATTAAAATTGCTGGTAGAATAACAAATTTGCGTATAATGGGAAAAGCTACTTTTATTATTTTACAAGATGAATATGGTAAGATACAGTTATATTTTAATAAAAATTCATTGACTAATAATTCATATAAAGAAAAATGTAAAATATTAGATATAGGGGATATTATAGGTATAAAAGGAAAACTATTTATAACAAATACTAAAGAATTATCGATTCATTGTAAAAATATTAAAATACTTACTAAATCATTAAAACCATTTCCAAATCAATTTCATGGGGTTATTAATAAAGAATTAAGATATAGATATAGATATTTAGATTTGATAAGTAATACAAAAATAAAAAAAAAATTTATAATTAGATCAAAAATAATATATGAAATTAGAAAATTTATGGAAAAAAAGAACTTCATAGAAGTTGAAACACCTATGATGCAATCTATTCCTGGAGGAGGAATTGCTAAACCATTTGAAACATATCACAATGCTTTAAATATGAATATTTATTTGCGTATTTCACCGGAATTATTTCTTAAAAGATTAATTATAGGAGGTTTTAATAGAATATTTGAAATAAACAGAAGTTTTAGAAATGAAGGTATATCATCTCATCATAACCCGGAATTTACAATGATGGAATTATACATTGCTTATAAAAATTATAAATATCTAATGAATTTTACTGAAAAATTATTATATAAAATAACAAAAATAATTAAAAAAAAATATAAAATTAAATATGGCAATCATCTTCTTAATTTTAAACCTCCATTTAAAAAAATGACAATGCAAGAATCAATTATAAAATATTATCCTAAAATAAATTCAGAAAATATAAATAATTTTAATGAATTAAGTAGAATTGCAAAAGAATTAAACATTAAATTAAACAAAAATAACACAAAAGGGTATATAATAAAAAAAATATTTGAAAAAACTGTAGAACGTTACTTAATACATCCTACTTTTATTACAAATTATCCTACTGATATATCTCCTTTAGCTAAAAAAAATAATATTAATTCAGAAATTGCAGATAGATTTGAATTTTTTATTAATGGTCATGAATTAGCTAACGGGTTTTCAGAATTAAATGATCCTGAAGAACAGGAATATAGATTTAAAAAACAAATTAAAAATAATAATAAATATACATTTTATGATAATGAATATATTAAAGCATTAAAATATGGATTACCTCCAACTGCAGGATTAGGAATTGGAATAGATCGTTTAATAATGATATTGACTAATTCACATTCTATAAAAGATATTATTTTTTTTCCAGTTATGAAACCACAAAAATAA
- the nrdA gene encoding class 1a ribonucleoside-diphosphate reductase subunit alpha: protein MNQNLFVIKRNGNKENLNLEKIHRVLNWASKGLNNISISQVELKSHIQFYNGIKTSDIQETIIKSAADLISSSVPDYQYLAARLAIFHLRKKAYGKFNPPKLYKHVVNMIDLGKYDFILTKFYSKLEFDHMDKYIDHLRDMNFSYAAVKQLEGKYLVQNRVTGKIYESAQFIYILISACLFANYPKNIRLNYVYKFYDAISTFKISLPTPIMAGVRTPTRQFSSCVLIECGDSLNSINSTASAIVKYISQRAGVGINAGRIRALGSSIRKGEAFHTGCIPFYKHFQTAVKSCSQGGVRGGAATLFYPIWHLEIENLLVLKNNRGIEENRVRHLDYCVQLNKLMYQRFLKNQIITLFSPSDVLDLYDAFFCDQNEFKKLYLYYENLKNIRKKKIKALDLFSLMMKERASTGRIYIQNVDHCNTHGAFNPLLAPVRQSNLCLEITLPTKELNNINDPNGEIALCTLSAFNLGAIDKLNELKILSDLIVRALDSLLDYQHYLLPSAKKSAINRRSLGIGVINYAYYLARNHVKYSDGSANKLTHKTFEAIQYYLLSSSNKLAEEKGSCAYFNQTSYFMGKLPIDTYKKCLDYICDEPLHCNWNKLRKNIKKYGLRNSTLSALMPSETSSQISNSTNGIEPPRGYVTIKSSKDGILRQIVPEYEKLKNNYELIWDMPNNKGYLSLIGIMQKFIDQSISANTNYDPKKFSDNKVPMKILIQDLLLSYKLGLKTLYYHNTRDGTKDIQDNNLCTINNNITCDSDSCKI, encoded by the coding sequence ATGAATCAAAATTTATTTGTAATCAAAAGAAATGGAAATAAAGAAAATCTTAATTTAGAAAAAATTCATAGAGTTCTTAATTGGGCTTCTAAAGGTTTGAATAATATTTCCATTTCTCAAGTTGAATTAAAATCTCATATTCAATTTTATAATGGTATAAAAACATCTGATATACAGGAAACTATAATTAAATCCGCTGCAGATTTAATATCAAGTTCAGTACCTGATTATCAGTATTTAGCAGCAAGATTAGCAATTTTTCATTTACGTAAAAAAGCGTATGGTAAATTTAACCCACCTAAATTATATAAACATGTTGTTAATATGATTGATTTAGGAAAATATGATTTTATTTTAACTAAATTTTATTCTAAATTGGAATTTGATCATATGGATAAATATATTGATCATTTAAGAGATATGAATTTTTCTTATGCAGCTGTAAAACAATTAGAAGGAAAATATTTAGTACAAAATAGAGTTACTGGTAAAATATATGAAAGTGCACAATTTATATATATATTAATATCAGCATGTTTATTTGCAAATTACCCTAAAAATATTCGTTTGAATTATGTATATAAATTTTACGATGCTATATCTACCTTTAAAATTTCATTACCTACACCAATTATGGCAGGTGTAAGAACACCAACTAGACAATTTAGTTCATGTGTTTTAATTGAATGTGGGGATAGTTTAAATTCAATTAATTCTACTGCTAGTGCTATTGTTAAATATATTTCACAAAGAGCTGGAGTAGGTATTAATGCCGGCCGTATTCGTGCTTTAGGTAGTTCAATTAGAAAAGGTGAAGCATTTCATACTGGTTGTATACCTTTTTATAAGCATTTTCAAACAGCTGTAAAATCTTGTTCTCAGGGAGGTGTTAGAGGAGGAGCTGCTACATTATTTTATCCTATTTGGCATTTAGAAATAGAAAATTTATTAGTTTTAAAAAACAATAGAGGTATTGAAGAAAATCGTGTAAGGCATTTAGATTATTGTGTTCAATTAAATAAATTAATGTATCAACGTTTTTTAAAAAATCAAATAATTACACTTTTTAGTCCTTCAGATGTTTTGGATTTATATGATGCTTTTTTCTGTGATCAAAATGAATTTAAAAAATTGTATTTATATTATGAAAATCTTAAAAATATTCGTAAAAAAAAAATAAAAGCATTAGATTTATTCTCTCTTATGATGAAAGAAAGAGCTTCTACTGGTCGTATATATATACAAAATGTTGACCATTGCAATACACATGGAGCATTTAATCCTTTATTAGCTCCAGTTCGTCAATCTAATTTATGTTTAGAAATAACTTTACCTACAAAAGAACTAAATAATATTAATGACCCTAATGGAGAAATTGCCTTATGTACTTTATCTGCATTTAATTTAGGTGCTATTGATAAATTAAATGAATTAAAAATTTTATCCGATTTAATTGTAAGAGCATTAGATTCTTTGTTAGATTATCAACATTATTTATTACCTTCCGCAAAAAAAAGCGCAATAAATAGAAGGTCTTTAGGGATTGGTGTAATTAATTATGCATATTATTTAGCAAGGAATCATGTAAAATATTCAGATGGTAGTGCAAATAAATTAACACATAAGACTTTTGAAGCTATACAATACTACCTATTATCTTCATCAAATAAATTAGCTGAAGAAAAAGGTTCATGTGCTTATTTTAATCAAACATCATATTTTATGGGTAAATTACCAATAGATACTTATAAAAAATGTTTAGATTATATTTGTGATGAACCATTACACTGTAATTGGAATAAGTTAAGAAAAAATATAAAAAAATATGGTTTACGCAACTCTACTTTATCAGCATTAATGCCATCAGAAACTTCTTCACAAATTTCTAATTCTACAAATGGAATAGAACCACCTAGAGGTTATGTTACTATTAAATCTTCTAAAGATGGTATTTTACGTCAAATTGTACCGGAATATGAAAAATTAAAAAATAACTATGAATTAATATGGGATATGCCTAATAATAAAGGTTATTTATCATTAATTGGAATAATGCAAAAATTTATAGATCAATCTATATCTGCTAATACAAATTATGATCCTAAAAAGTTTTCAGATAATAAAGTTCCTATGAAAATATTAATTCAAGATTTATTACTTTCTTATAAATTAGGTTTAAAAACACTCTATTATCATAATACTCGTGATGGCACTAAAGATATACAGGATAATAATTTGTGTACTATTAATAATAATATCACTTGTGATAGTGATTCATGTAAAATATAA
- the glnS gene encoding glutamine--tRNA ligase, which translates to MNTNNFIRKVIKKDLNKKKYFKIKTRFAPEPNGYLHLGHAKSLYINYNIAKDFNGKCNIRFDDSNPSKIKKKYIKSIKKDIKWLGFKIDNVCYTSNYFLKIYNYAVELIKKKLAYVDELNSKEIKKYRGTLKTIGKNSPYRNRSVNDNLKLFKEMKEGKFKEGKMCLRAKINMLSPIMIMRDPILYRIKYKEHIKTGNEWCIYPMYDFSHCISDALEKITHSICTLEFMDNKNLYNWILKNITIKNKPKQYEFSRLNVEYNIMSKRYINKLINKKIIKKWDDPRILTITGLKKRGYTPFSIMDFCSRTGVTKQNNIIEMSLLENCIKNDLNKNFPRAMAIINPIKIILENIPDGYEERLIINNHPINKNMGKRKIYFNREIYIDKYDFININKNKYNHPIIGNEIRLKNAYNIIIKYIIKNKDGVIKKIICTCKHEKNQNYKYIKIIHWISVLHSIPAKFYLYKRLFNKINPLKEKKLINNINKKSLIIKNGFVEESLKTAKIGNKYQFEREGYYCLDKIDNKSNNLIFNLIINLNNKYRNKNI; encoded by the coding sequence ATGAATACAAATAATTTTATAAGAAAAGTGATAAAAAAAGATTTAAATAAAAAAAAATATTTTAAAATTAAAACTAGATTTGCTCCGGAACCTAATGGCTATTTACATTTAGGACACGCTAAATCATTATATATAAATTATAATATAGCTAAAGATTTTAACGGTAAATGTAATATAAGATTTGATGACAGTAATCCAAGTAAAATAAAAAAAAAATATATAAAATCAATAAAAAAAGATATTAAATGGTTGGGATTTAAAATAGATAACGTATGTTATACATCAAATTATTTTTTGAAAATATATAATTATGCAGTTGAATTAATAAAGAAAAAATTAGCTTATGTAGATGAATTAAATTCTAAAGAAATAAAAAAATATAGAGGAACATTAAAAACTATAGGAAAAAATAGTCCATATAGAAATAGAAGTGTAAATGATAACTTGAAATTATTTAAAGAAATGAAAGAAGGTAAATTTAAAGAAGGAAAAATGTGTTTAAGAGCTAAGATTAATATGTTATCTCCTATAATGATAATGAGAGATCCAATTTTATATAGAATAAAATATAAAGAACATATAAAAACTGGAAATGAATGGTGTATTTACCCTATGTATGATTTTTCACATTGTATATCTGATGCATTAGAAAAGATTACACATTCTATATGTACATTAGAATTTATGGATAATAAAAATTTATATAATTGGATTTTGAAAAATATAACTATAAAAAATAAACCCAAACAATATGAATTTTCCAGATTAAATGTAGAATATAATATTATGTCCAAAAGATATATAAATAAATTAATTAATAAAAAAATAATAAAAAAATGGGATGATCCTAGAATATTAACAATAACGGGGTTAAAAAAAAGAGGATATACACCATTTTCAATAATGGATTTTTGTTCTAGAACTGGGGTGACTAAACAAAATAATATAATTGAGATGTCATTATTAGAAAATTGTATAAAAAATGATTTAAATAAAAATTTTCCTAGAGCAATGGCTATTATAAATCCAATTAAAATTATATTAGAAAATATTCCAGATGGATATGAAGAACGATTAATAATAAATAACCATCCAATTAATAAAAATATGGGAAAAAGAAAAATCTATTTTAATAGAGAAATTTATATAGATAAATATGATTTTATAAATATAAATAAGAATAAATATAATCATCCAATTATAGGTAATGAAATTCGTCTAAAAAATGCATATAATATAATTATTAAATATATTATAAAAAATAAAGATGGTGTAATTAAAAAAATAATTTGTACATGTAAGCATGAAAAAAATCAAAATTATAAATATATAAAAATAATACATTGGATATCAGTATTACATTCTATTCCAGCAAAATTTTATTTATATAAAAGATTATTTAACAAAATAAATCCATTAAAAGAAAAGAAGTTAATAAATAATATAAATAAAAAATCTCTAATTATTAAAAATGGATTTGTAGAAGAATCTTTAAAAACAGCAAAAATAGGAAATAAATATCAATTTGAAAGAGAAGGATATTATTGTTTAGATAAAATTGATAATAAATCAAATAATCTTATATTCAATTTAATTATCAATTTGAACAATAAATATAGAAATAAAAATATTTAA
- the prfB gene encoding peptide chain release factor 2 (programmed frameshift), giving the protein MQIKINTIIDCMKNLNKKYKNLRRYFNYKKNKVNFITMKNKLQKIYLSKQNKDIKKINKKYKTLKKTINNIKSIKKKIKYVKELFQLSIEIRDNSILDDINVYIKNINIRINNLKTKKMFCKKYDKYNCYIDFQSGSGGIEAQDWTSILLKMYLKWIEKKKFKSKIINKLNGEKSGIKSATLHVTGKYAFGWLRTESGVHRLVRKSPFDTGNKRHTSFSSTFIYPEIQNKINIKINQNDLRIDVYKSSGSGGQHVNKTESAVRITHISTGIVVQCQNNRSQHKNKNTAMKQIKKKLYNLEIEKKNIKKQKIENKKSDIRWSNQIRSYIFDDSRIKDLRTGIEIRNVQYVLNGNLDKFIKANLNMKP; this is encoded by the exons ATGCAAATAAAAATAAATACTATTATAGATTGTATGAAAAATTTAAATAAAAAATATAAAAATCTTAGGAGGTAT TTTAACTATAAAAAAAATAAAGTAAATTTTATAACAATGAAAAATAAATTACAAAAAATATATTTATCTAAACAAAATAAAGATATCAAAAAAATAAATAAAAAATATAAAACTTTAAAAAAAACAATTAATAATATTAAAAGTATTAAAAAAAAAATAAAATATGTTAAAGAATTATTTCAACTTTCAATTGAAATAAGAGATAATTCTATACTTGATGATATAAATGTATATATAAAAAATATTAATATAAGAATAAATAATTTAAAAACAAAAAAAATGTTTTGTAAAAAATATGATAAATATAATTGTTATATAGATTTTCAATCAGGATCAGGTGGAATAGAAGCTCAAGATTGGACTTCAATTTTATTGAAAATGTATTTAAAATGGATAGAAAAAAAAAAATTCAAAAGCAAAATAATTAATAAATTAAATGGTGAAAAATCTGGAATTAAATCAGCAACATTACATGTAACAGGTAAATATGCATTTGGTTGGTTACGCACTGAAAGTGGAGTACACCGTTTAGTTAGAAAAAGTCCATTTGATACAGGTAATAAAAGACATACATCTTTTAGCTCTACTTTTATATACCCGGAAATACAAAATAAAATTAATATTAAAATTAATCAAAATGATTTACGTATAGATGTATATAAATCATCCGGATCAGGAGGCCAACATGTCAATAAAACTGAATCAGCTGTAAGAATAACACATATATCTACAGGTATTGTTGTGCAATGTCAAAATAATAGATCACAACACAAAAATAAAAATACTGCTATGAAACAAATAAAAAAAAAATTGTATAACTTAGAAATAGAAAAAAAAAATATTAAAAAACAAAAAATAGAAAATAAAAAATCCGATATAAGATGGAGTAATCAAATAAGATCTTATATATTTGATGATTCTCGTATAAAAGATCTTAGGACAGGTATTGAAATTAGAAATGTTCAATATGTATTAAATGGTAATTTAGATAAATTTATTAAAGCAAATTTAAATATGAAACCATAA
- the gyrA gene encoding DNA topoisomerase (ATP-hydrolyzing) subunit A, with amino-acid sequence MNNNANLAKEITSINIEEEIKNSYLDYAMSVIIGRALPDVRDGLKPVHRRILYAMKILNNEWNKSYKKSARIVGDVIGKYHPHGDLAVYDTIVRMAQSFISRYVLIDGQGNFGSIDGDSAAAMRYTEIRMSKIANEFLTDLDKKTINFVDNYDNSEKIPEILPTKIPNLLINGSSGIAVGMATNIPPHNINEIINACLAYINNSNITLTKLMHYIPGPDFPTGGIINGNKGIEDAYNTGKGIIYIRAKSKIELNKKTKKEKILIEEIPYQVNKSKLISNIVELIKEKKIEGISNIRDESDKSGMNIVIDIKREAVAKVVLNNLYSLTKLEISFGINMVALYQSQPRILNLKKIIKIFINHRREIITKRTIYELKKTEKKTHLLKGLMVALTNIDPIIHLIKNSKTLNEAKQSLINRKWYFSINKKTKNINFNKEKYKNKKNIYIKNNRFTYILTKKQIKAILNLKLHKLTNMEYKSILQKYNFLNEEICKFKKILNNDNYLISIIREELNKIKKTFGDKRRTKIYLNKSNLKTKDLIDKKNVIVTLSNKGYIKYQLLSHYETQHRGGKGKSAAKIKKEDFIENLLITNTHCTILCFSSLGIIYWIKVYQLPESTRNTKGKPIVNLLPLTKNERITAMLSIDKYKSNLYIFMATAYGIVKKTSLTKFKKERNKGIIAINLHDKDELINATLTNGKNEIMLFSSMGKVVRFKEKNIRTTNRITYGVKGIKLFKKDKLVSLIVPKKNGDILTVTENGYGKCTKTKEYPSKSRATQGVISIKINKRNGRVIGAVQVLNSDQVMIITNAATLVRIPVSEINIIKRNTQGVILIRIIKNEKVVGLQKLEKSIINNIFIENINNRKE; translated from the coding sequence ATGAATAATAATGCTAATTTAGCTAAAGAAATTACATCAATTAATATAGAAGAAGAAATTAAAAATTCATATTTAGATTACGCAATGTCGGTTATTATAGGAAGAGCATTGCCTGATGTAAGAGATGGGTTAAAACCAGTACATAGAAGAATATTATATGCTATGAAAATATTAAATAATGAATGGAACAAATCATATAAAAAATCTGCAAGAATAGTAGGTGATGTTATAGGAAAATATCATCCTCATGGTGATTTAGCAGTATATGATACAATAGTAAGAATGGCACAATCTTTTATATCAAGATATGTATTGATTGATGGTCAAGGTAATTTTGGTTCTATAGATGGAGATTCCGCTGCAGCTATGAGATATACTGAAATAAGAATGTCAAAAATAGCAAATGAATTTTTAACAGATTTAGATAAAAAAACAATAAATTTTGTAGATAATTACGATAATAGTGAAAAAATTCCAGAAATATTACCTACTAAGATACCTAATCTTTTAATTAATGGTTCATCTGGAATAGCCGTGGGTATGGCTACAAACATTCCTCCACACAATATAAATGAAATAATAAATGCATGTTTAGCATATATTAATAATAGTAATATAACATTAACGAAATTAATGCATTATATACCAGGCCCGGATTTTCCTACAGGAGGTATTATAAATGGTAATAAAGGTATAGAAGATGCTTATAATACTGGTAAAGGAATAATATATATACGAGCAAAAAGTAAAATAGAATTAAATAAAAAAACTAAAAAAGAAAAAATATTAATTGAAGAAATACCATATCAAGTAAATAAATCAAAATTAATATCAAATATTGTTGAATTAATAAAAGAAAAAAAAATTGAGGGTATTAGTAATATCAGAGATGAATCAGATAAAAGTGGTATGAATATAGTTATAGATATTAAACGTGAAGCAGTAGCAAAAGTTGTTCTAAATAATTTATATTCATTAACCAAATTAGAAATATCATTTGGTATTAATATGGTAGCATTATATCAATCACAACCAAGAATATTAAATTTAAAAAAAATAATTAAAATATTCATAAATCATAGACGTGAAATAATAACCAAAAGAACAATATACGAATTAAAAAAAACAGAAAAAAAAACACATTTATTAAAAGGATTAATGGTTGCATTAACTAATATAGATCCAATAATACATTTAATTAAAAACTCAAAAACATTAAATGAAGCAAAACAATCATTAATAAATCGTAAATGGTATTTCAGTATAAATAAAAAAACAAAAAATATAAATTTTAATAAAGAAAAATATAAAAACAAAAAAAATATTTATATTAAAAATAATAGATTTACGTATATTTTGACTAAAAAACAAATAAAAGCAATTCTTAATTTAAAATTACACAAGTTAACTAATATGGAATATAAAAGTATTTTACAAAAATACAATTTTTTAAATGAAGAAATCTGTAAATTTAAAAAAATTTTAAATAATGATAACTATTTAATATCAATAATAAGAGAAGAACTTAACAAAATAAAAAAAACATTTGGAGATAAAAGACGTACTAAAATATATTTAAATAAAAGTAATTTAAAAACAAAAGATTTAATAGATAAAAAAAATGTAATAGTAACACTATCAAATAAAGGTTATATAAAATATCAATTGCTATCGCATTATGAAACTCAACATAGAGGTGGTAAAGGAAAATCTGCAGCTAAAATTAAAAAAGAAGATTTTATAGAAAATTTATTAATAACAAATACTCATTGTACTATATTATGTTTTTCTAGTTTAGGAATAATATATTGGATAAAAGTGTATCAATTACCTGAATCAACTCGTAACACTAAAGGTAAACCTATAGTTAATTTATTGCCATTAACAAAAAATGAAAGAATAACAGCAATGTTATCAATAGATAAATATAAAAGTAATTTATATATTTTTATGGCTACAGCTTATGGTATAGTAAAAAAAACATCATTAACTAAATTTAAAAAAGAAAGAAATAAAGGAATTATAGCAATAAATTTACATGATAAAGATGAGTTAATTAATGCAACATTAACTAACGGTAAAAACGAAATTATGTTATTTTCTTCCATGGGTAAAGTAGTGAGATTTAAAGAAAAAAACATACGTACAACAAATAGAATAACATATGGAGTAAAAGGTATTAAATTATTTAAAAAAGATAAATTAGTTTCACTTATTGTACCTAAAAAAAATGGAGATATTTTAACAGTTACTGAAAATGGATATGGAAAATGTACAAAAACAAAAGAATATCCATCTAAATCAAGAGCAACACAAGGAGTAATTTCTATTAAAATAAATAAACGTAATGGAAGAGTTATAGGTGCAGTACAAGTTTTAAATAGTGATCAAGTTATGATTATAACAAATGCTGCAACTTTAGTAAGAATACCTGTATCAGAAATAAATATAATAAAGAGAAATACTCAAGGAGTAATTTTAATACGTATAATAAAAAATGAAAAAGTAGTAGGATTACAAAAATTAGAAAAATCTATAATAAATAATATATTTATAGAAAATATAAATAATAGAAAAGAATAA